The Candidatus Glassbacteria bacterium genomic interval TCCAGGCCCGTGACCTGCCCTTCGCAAACGAGTCCTATTCTAAGCCGCCATTACCCGAAACTGCCTCCCGCTGCTGCTCTGGCGTTTCGAGGCGGGGAGGGCCAAGGAAAGGCAGTAAGAGAATACTTGGCAGAAACAAAAAAGCCACCCGGAGGCGGCTAGTAAGTCAGAATTAAATGAATTTTAAAGGCCCAGGATTGCTTTTAAAGCCTGATTCACTTGTGTCATTATCGGGCAATTTCCCTTTGCTTTATGGATTTCCCTGTCGTCAAGAGTTACAATTTTATCTGTCATGATAACTGAGTCACGTGACAATTCCATTTTTCGTCCTGCGGGTGATTTTTTGTTCACGCGCACTCTTGAAGGTCCAGTTCTATATAAATTAGTAGTGATCTGGACAACTACCCACTGATTGAATCCAGTACTGACAGTTTCATCTTGAACAATTAAAGCCGGTCGAAGAACTACTTGTGATAGGTCAGAATAGGGGAAATTAACTAGAACTACATCCCCTCGTCTATAGGCTGTCATACTCTTCCATCCCAGGGACTAGCCAGTCTTCTTCAAGTGCGGCTAGTTTTTTCCGCGTTTCGAGAGTTTGCTGCCTACTCCAGCCGAGGTCACTGGGGCGCCTTCTCCCTGAATTATTAAAACTGAAGGTGCCTAAATCTCGATAATCATAAGCGACAATTACTCTAACCCGCGGGCCGAAAAATCTTACATGTCGAGTAACGAATGTCTCACTGCTTGCTGTCGATGTTCTTTCAAGAACCTGAGGCATGACTTATTCCTCTTTGCTGATTATTCCGAGATCAACTATTTTCTTAATATTTTCCTCGGTCATCCGGGCAAATCTAAGATAATGTGGTATTGTCAAATAAACTCTTGTCAAAGGAGCTGCTTCTTTTAAAGGATTGTCATAATTTCTCCTGCAGAAAGTGAGAATCACTTCTTCGCCAGTTATCCTACTCTCTACATAATCGGCAGAAACCGTCTGAAGATCAGGGTTTTTTACCACCTTAGGTAAAAGATTCCCAGACTGTTCTTTTTTCTTTTTATCGGTCACATTGGCCCCTTTCCAAGTATCATACACCTACCAGAGACGTATGTTATTATTTTAAAATAGTCCAGTCAATACGATTTTGCAATCCGCATGCCGAAAATTTCCTTTCAATGTATTTTAAATCGATTTTCTTTCGATGTCTAGCCTTATGGCTGGCTGTCTTGCTACCTTCCCGTGCCAAATTGTACTATAAATTTCTCTCGAATCACAGAATACATGCCATTGGCATGTATTCTAACGGCTTTTTAAGTGTGCCTATTTGTGCCATAAACCGCCTGAAAACACCCTAAATTACGGCAATTTGGCGTGGTGGGAGATAAGCTGGTATTGCGGGATAGGCGCGTCATTAAAGGGTTTGGCAAATCGAGTCTTTTTCATGCTCTGTACTTCGGGAGCATGAGGTCGCCGGTTCGAATCCGGCCGCCCCGACCAGTATCGGCCCCGGTATCCTGTGATACCGGGCCTTTTTTATGCCGGCTAGCGGACTCTTTCCTTGTTGAGATGGAGAAACAGCGTTAACCTTGGTGCAGAGTGAATAAACCCGCCAATCAGCTACGGGGGATAAAATGCGGCTACGATTCATGCTGGCACTCGCTTTGTTTACCGGACTGGCCTGCGCCAAAGCCGAACTGCGGCTGGAGCACGGCTGGAACCTGCTGAACCCCGAGGTGTCGCCGGATGGCGGCACGGTTGCGTTCGAGCTGTACAACGGGATCTGGACCGTCCCGATCGGGGGCGGCGGAGAAGCAGTTCAGTTGACCGCCGGCAAGCAGGCCGACAGCGGGCCGAGGTGGGTACCCGGGATGGAACGCACTATCAGCTACAGCTCCCTCCGCGAGGGCGCGAGGGGACTCTATTATCACAACCTCGACACCGGCGCCGAGCAGCCGGTGCCCCACATGCAGCGGGATTTCGGGAGCTACGACTGGCTGCCCGACGGAAAATCGCTGGTGCTTGCCGCCGGCAGGCAGCTCCTGCATCTCGACCTGGGCTCCGGGAAGACGGCGGTCGTGGTGGATTCTGCCGTTGGCCGGGTCTCCTCGGTGGACTGTTCTCCTGACGGGCGGCGAATAGTGTACACGACCAATCGCCGCGTGGGATACCAGGAAAGCCTGGACGAGATGCACTGTGTCAGCTTGGATGGAGAGCGCTCGGTTAACCTTACCGGTCATGGGGTGGAGCATTACTCGCCTGTCTGGTCACCGGAAGGGGACAAGGTGGCTTTTGTAAATTACGATGCGGGCACGGAAGATATCTACCTCATCCAGTTCGACCCGGAAACCTGGGAGTTCGGCGAGCCGCAGCGGCTGACAGACGACCCGGCCGAGGAATCCGGCCCGGTCTGGATCAGCGAAAACGAGCTGCTGATCAACTGTAACAGGCCCGGCCGCGCCGCGCTGTACCGGGCCGACGCCGCCAGCGGCCGGTTGACCGAGATTCCGGTTACTTCGCTGGATTTTTCCGGCCCGACCGGCTATCTGTCACTCACGGTGACCGACAGGGCGAGCGGAGAAACCGTAGCTGCCAGGGTCCATCTGGCAACAGCCGATGGCCGGGCGTATTACCCGGCCCACAGCTATCCGCGGCAGAATACAATGGGCGACAGGAGCGATTTTTTCCACACAACCGGCAGCTTCACCATGGAACTGCCGGTGGGAGAGATAGCGCTGGACGTTGTCCGCGGGTTCGAGTACGAGGCTGAATCCCGCAGCGTGATTATCCCCGCCGGCGGGACCGTGGAACTGGAAGTGGTGCTCGAGCGGTGGGTGGACATGGGCGGGCAGGGCTGGTACAGCGCGGACAACCATTTCCACGCCAACTACGGCGGCCCGTTCCTGATGAAACCCGAGGACGTGATGCTGATGCTGCGAGCCGAGGACCTGAATATCGGTAACATGGTGGCGGGCAACGCCTCGGCCGGGCGGATCTACGACCTGGAATATTTCAGCGGCGGGATGCACCCGCTCAGCTCGGACAGATACCTTCTGCGCTGGGGCGAGGAGTACCGCAGCACCGCCTACGGCCACATGGTGCTGATGAACCTCGAAGAGTTTATTTACCCGCAGATGACCGGTTTTACCCTCTCGGACTATCCGGAGGACTACCCCCCGAACCTGGACGCGATCACGGCGGCGCACAAGCAGGGCGGAACCGCGCACTACACCCACCCCCGCAGCCAGGAGCCCCCCAAGTGGGGTGATTACGACGCTTTCGAGTTGCCGGTCGACCTGGCCCTGGGGGGTCTGGATGCGATGGATATCGCCTGCCTCTGGTCTTCGGAATTACTGAGTTCCAAGCTCTACTACCGTTTGCTGAACTGCGGGTTCAAGATGGCGGTCTCGGCCGGAACCGATGTCTTCACCAGCCGGGTGAACCCGGCCCCGGGCGCGGACCGGGTCTATGCCCACGCCGGCAGTCCGCTGGATTACGCCGCCTGGATCGAGGCTTTCCGCGGCGGCCGTACTTTTGTCACCAACGGGCCGATGATGTGGTTTACGGTCAACGGTGAAGAGCCCGGAAGTTCGCTCGACCTCGAATCGAATGGAGCGACAGTCACCGTTGAGGTGACCGCCCGCTCCGTGGCCCCGATCGACTCGCTGGAGATTATCGTCAACGGAGAGGCGGTCCGCAAGGTGGAGGCCGTCGGCGATGGCAGGGAAGTGTCGCTGAGTGTCGAACTGCCGCTGACGGAAAGCTGCTGGATCGCCGCGCGAGCGCTCGGCCCCGGCCACCGCCTGGTGCTGGACACGCACCTGTTCGCCCACACCTCGCCTGTCTACGTCTACCTTGACTCCGAGCCGATCAGTTCGGCCGGGGACGCGGAATATTTCATCTGGTGGATCGACGAGGTGCTGAAGCGGGTGGATGCGCGGGACAGGTGGACCGCGGATGAGCACAAGTGGCGGATTCACGAGCTGTTCCGCCTGGCCCGTCAATACTATGAGCGGATGGCGGGCAACTAGCAAGCCAGGCAAAGGCGCAGCAGGACAAGAGGGTGGTCCGCCTGACCCGCCGAACCCCGGATAAATCGAGCCGGGGGCGGACGTGACAGCAGATTATTTCTTGTCCCAGATCTTGATATCGTCGAACAGGCCGGTATCATCGAACGAGCCGACACCGATTTTGCCGCTGCCGAACCGGTCATTCGTCGCACTCATCACCGGGGTGCTCATGTCGTCGAAATATACCTCGACCGTACCCTCCTCCACATCCCTGACCAGCCGCACGTGATGCCACTCGTCGTCCCAGTCCGTGCCATCGCTGCGGTTCGAGGCAATCGACAGCCTCGGCGCTCCATCGACGATAAAGACAGAATTCGCATGGGGGTCCGCGGTTTTACCCAGGTGGACGTAGTAGAAATGGGACGGGTCCTGATAGCCGAAAAACAGGCAGATGTCCCGGTGGTAATAGTCCTCGATTGTCGACCTGATTTTCAGCTCCATGACGAAGCTGCCGATTTCCAGGTCCTTCAGGAGGTTAATATTGAACGGGGAGCGGACATCAGGCTCGTACTTGCTTTCACCGAAGAGGGCCAGCACTTTTCCCCGCACCGGATCGTCTTCGATCCTCCAAGCCGCTGCATCGGTCGCCCGCCAGCGTTCCAGGCCGCCGTCCTCGAAATCGGCCGCGAACCTCAGTTTGCCCATAATCGAGGTATCTGCCGCCCGTAAGGGCGGACACGCAATTACAGTAAAGCTCAAGGCGAGTAAGAGCATCGATCTGGTCATTCCGAAACGCTCCACTGTTGACGGGTTGGCTGGCCGGGCTGCAAATTCCGCTATGGACAAGTACCATCGGATTCATTGATCGAATCCAGGAACCAGCCATACTGATTGCAGCCGAAAGTAACACGGACGTACCGGTTGGGCTTGTCCTTGTAAATGTGGCAGTTCCAGCGCACGACGATATTCAGTCCGCCGTGGGCGCTGTAGAGCCGGGAAAAATCGGAGTGGTTTTCAAACACCAGGCTGCTGGTTGAATCACTGTTGACAATTTCAAATCTTACCGGCGAGCCGACATTTCCCGGAGCGCCGTCGGCAACCAGCGCTCTTCTGGTTTTGTATTCCGCACATCCGCAAGCGACCAGGGCAAACAAAAACAAAAAAGCAGTCATCTTATTCATTTGCAAGCCTTTAAGATTAGGTATGACTTGTGGTTAAACTAATATAATTAAAAACCGCGCAATAAAAAAGCCGTCCGGCAAGGACGGCTCCCGGACCGGAAAAAGCCCCAATCTGGAGTAAGAAAATTCAATCAGGCTCACACAAGCCGGGTTAAGTGCACCTCAAACAGCCTCAGCCATGACTTTTTCCTCGGCTGGCCGCTCAGCCGTTCTGCCATCCAGGTAGCCCTCGAGCAAGGTGAAGGCAATCGCTTCCGAATAGGCGTACACGCGGCGCAGAAAATCGGCCAGGTCCAGATGGGCGTCCCGGCTGGCAACCGACTTACCGTTCCCCTCCTTGGAAAGCTCGAAACGCAGCGCTCTATAGTCCCTGAGCTGCTTGACTACCAGCGGTTTAGCGCGGACTATCTCCCTGGCCAACTTTGCGTTATCCTCGGAAAAAGCCCTGATTGCCTTGGACAGATTATCCCTGATCGTCTTATTATATTCCAGCAACTTATCATGTTCTTCCGCTGTAAAAACAACATCCTCCTCCACTTTACTGCGAAGCAGCATTGTAAAATCCTTCCTGACTATTTTACCGATGTGTTTCAGGTCGGAGTTGATATCCATATACTGGGAGGATAATTCGGATTGCTGTTGATTCAAATTGCGCCGGGACATTTCGATCAGATACTGCTCCAGCTCCTTGCCCAGATATTTTACTTCCGCCTCCCTGGCCAACATAAGTTCCGCTGTTTTCGGGTCGCTGCTCTTAAAACTCGGAATGACATCTTTGATTATTCCCTCGACCAACCCCGCCATGTCAATTATTTCATTGCGCGCCTGTTCGAGGGCCATCGACGGAACCGTCAGCAGATCCCTGTCGATAAATTTAGTCTTGAACTCCACAGCCAGACCAGTCGTGGCATCGACCACAATTTCCTTGTCCGGTAAAATCATTTTGACGAACCGGGCGAACAACGAACCGAACGGAAGAAAGATTAGCGTATTGGCGACATTGAAAATACTATGCGCGTTGGCGATCTGGCGCGGTGTCTCGGCCGCCAGCTTTTCCGTACCGGCAAGCCCCTCGGCTACGGGAGATACGATCATGACGAGGTCCGCCAGCCGGTCGATAAATCCCACCCACAGCAGCACGCCGAAAACATTGAACAAAATGTGGATAACACTGGCCCTCAAAGCGTTAAGCGGTTTTCCGATCGAAGCCAGCAGTGCCGTTACACAGGTGCCGATATTGGCTCCGAAAATGATGGCAATGCCGCCGGTCAAGGTGATCAGTCCCTGGCTCGCCATCGCGATCACCACTCCGGTTGTCGCGGCCGAGGACTGGACCAGTCCGGTGAATGCCGCCCCGACCAGTATGCCCAGCACGGGTATCTCCATGCGGGTCATCAAATTTATAAACGGGCTGTAAGTCCTCAGCGGCTTCATTGCATCGCTCATCAGGCTCATCCCGAAAAACACCAGGCCCAGGCCCATGATCATCGCCCCGTATTGCTTTACCTGATCCTTGCGGGAGATAAAGAGCATCGCAAAACCGCCTGCAACCATCAGCAGCGCCAGCTTGGTCACCTTGAAAGCGATAAGCTGGGCGGTAAACGTACTGCCGATATTTGCGCCGAAAATAATCCCCACGGCCTGCGATAAGGAGAGTACGCCCGCGCTGATAAAGCCCACTACCAGCACGGTGGTCACGGAGGATGACTGAATTACGGCGGTGACTATTGCGCCGGTGATGGCGCCGATAATGCGGTTGGAAGTCAGCCTTTTCAGAATATCCTTAAGATGGTCGGCGGCCATCGCCTTGAGCCCATCCGCCATCTGCTCCATGCCGAAAAGGAACAGGGCCAGCCCGCCAAGCAGCCCCATGATCATCGTCCACGGATCGAGAGCGCCCGCGGCCGAGGAGTCTCCGCCGCTGGCCAGTGCCGATCTCCCGACAGTTGACAGCATCACAAGCGCGAAAGTAATCACAACGATTTTACACATACGATGCCGTTCTCGGTTCAGGCTGGTGCGGATGAAGGATGCCATCTTCATATTCCTTCCGGAGCAGGTGGTTAGGTTCTCGACAAACTTTGCCGTACCTGCCTTTCTCCGCAGAGAGTCCGAAGCATGACCTTGGGTTGCAGGGACGAGCTGAATCAGCAGTCTGTGGCTATTCTTGTATCGCGGTATTAATCAATCCTATCACGAGCACTAATCTAACACAAAAAAATTTTATATTCCCCCGCGCAGGACAACAAGGGTAAAGGAGGTCTTTCACGCATGACAGGCGAATGACCGTCCGGCTTTCAAAACGTGAATGCAAATAAAGATTGAAAAAAGCCGGAGATTATGATAGAACTAAAAACGAACAAAATTATGAGTTGCCAGTAAATTTAAATAAAAGGTTGGAATCCGTTTGGAATTTTTCATCAAAGCCCGCGAGGAATAATTGAGCGTCAAGAAAAGGGCCGCTGACTCCGCGGATCTGAGCAGTTTGCGGGAAAAATGTGATGATCTCCGGAGCCTCTTACGGGAATCGCTCGATGCTACTATCAGACTGTCCCGGAACAACCATGCCATCCTCGCGCTGACAGGCATGCCGATCCTGTACCTGGATTCGGACCTGCGCATCAACGCCTACACCAGTAATTTTCTCCATCTCACAACGCGAGTCGCCGAATTCTCGCAGGGCAAAAAGCATCTCAGCGAATTCCTGACTCCGGACGGATTCGAGGAGGTCCAGGCTTATCTGGCCCGGCATCGGGCCCTGGAGACCCTGGATTATGACCGCGGCGGGAAATGGAGGATGGTTTACTCAGGGTTTGACACAGCCGATGAGATCGGCTCTTTCTGGCAGGTTGGCGGAAAATGCTCCGGGCAGTACTGGACCAGCGGGGAAAGAGACGGCAAACGAATCATCGTGCACACTCCCCACCCGGAGGACAACAATGACTGCTACCTGATGAGCCGTGAGGAGTACGGCGGCGCCCGGGAAGATATCCGGGTAAGATACAGGTTTCGCACACCCGATGATGCCGCGATGATCAGGGACTTGTCGCTGGTTATCAACGGCACCGCCGTTGATGAGCATTTCCTGTGCGACACCGTTGGTTACACCGTGCTGAGCGGATCGGTCGAGAATACGATCGGGGGTATTCAAAGCAGGGCCGCGTACATGACCACCGTCCGGGAGAGCCTGGACCCCGCAACCGACTACGAGGTGGATATGGAGCGCATCGGCGGGAGGCTTGTCCGGAGGCTGCGCAACCTGAGCACGGGAAAAAAAGCGGACGACCTTGTCGCCATCGATCCCAGGGCCGTGTTCGACGGGCCGGGCCACGTTGGGTTCACCACCTTTTCCGGCGCCATGGAAATCCACGGCATCGAAATATTTACCCGCCCGTCCCGTTTTTCCATCGACCAGTTCCGTCTCCAGTTCGATACCGAGGTGCAGATTGCCATCCCGGAGCTGAAAGAGAGATTGTTCAACCTCAAACTGGAACAGCGTGTTATTATTATCGATCAGATGATGTACATGCTGATGTTCGAGGATGTCACTGAACGCAAACGGGCGGAATCGGCCCTGCTGCAGAGCGAATCCCGCTACCGCACTCTGTTCGATACGTTGTCCCAGGGTATTATCAGCTTCGGCCCGGACGGACGGATAACTTCCTTCAATCCGGCCGCCTTGGAAATTCTCGGCCTGGATTCAGACCAGATGGAACAGGTTGACAACAGCGATGAAGGATGGAACACGATCCGCGAGAGCGGCAAACGCTTTCCAGCCGATCAATTTCCCGTGGCCGTGGCGCTTCGTACCGGAAAGCCTGTTTACGCAACGGTGATGGGCGTGTTCAATCCCCGCCAGCAAAAGTTCCGCTGGATCAAGGTCGACGCCGTGCCGCAATACGGAGCCGACGGCGAGGTGGCGGAGGTATTTTGCGGCTTCAATGACCTGACAGCCCAGAAAGAAGCCGAGGAGAACCGTCGCAAGCTCACTGAACAGCTGCACCAGTCCCAGAAGATGGAATTGGTCGGGAGGCTGGCCGGTGGCGTGGCCCATGATTTCAACAACCTGCTCACCGCGATAATCGGCAATGCCGACCTGGCCCTGACGACAATCGATCCGGAAGCCTCTGTCTACGAGGACCTCACCGAGATTAAAGCGACAGCCGACAGGGCCGCGGAACTCACACGCCAGTTACTCGCTTTTTCCAGTCGCCAGATTGTCAAGCTGAAAATCGTCAATATCAACGATGTGCTGGAAGATATCGACAAGCTGATGCGGCGTTTGATCGGTGAGCATATCGAACTGACAACTCTGCCCCAGGACGGTCTCTGGCCGGTCAAGATAGATCCGGGGCAATTGGAGCAAGTCCTCACAAATCTCGTTGTCAACGCCCAGGACGCGATGCCTGACGGGGGTAAGCTGACTTTAGAAACGGCAAACGTCACCCTGGACCGCGAATATACGGCAAACCACGCCGGCACAAAGCCCGGCGATTACGTTGTCCTGGCCGTGAGCGATACTGGCACCGGCATGGATGAGAGCACGCTGAAACATATTTTTGAACCGTTCTTCACGACCAAGGAACACGGCAAAGGTACCGGCCTCGGGCTGTCGACCAGTTACGGAATGGTCAAGCAGAACCGCGGTAATATCTGGGCCTACTCGGAAAAAGGCGTGGGCACGACGATCAAAGTTTACCTGCCCAGATCGATGGGCAAAAGCGCGGGCAGGGAGGCGGAGGGCGGAAGGGGAAAATCCCCTCGGGGCACGGAGACAATCCTGGTGGCCGAGGATGAGCCGTCGGTGCGCCAGGTTGTTGCGAGATCGTTGCGGAATACCGGCTATCACGTTCTGGAAGCAGAGGATGGCGTGGACGCGCTCGGAGTGGTTAAAGCTTACAGGGGTGAGATTCACCTGCTGGTTACCGATGTGGTGATGCCCAGAATGGGGGGGCACGACCTGAGCCGGAAACTGGAGGAACAGTATCCCGGGCTGAAAGTGCTCTATATCTCAGGCTACAGCGACAACTCGATCGTACACCACGGGATTCTGGATCAGGGAATCGAGTTTATCCAGAAGCCATTCCAGCCGTCTCAGCTGATAACCAAAATCCGCGAATTACTTGATGCTGATAATCAGTGACCGGCGGCCAGGGAATCGGCCATCCTGTAAGCACGGCGCGCCTGCTCGTTGCGGCCCAGCTCTTCCAGCAGACGGCCCATCAGACTGTAGGTGTCAACTGTCGGCTTGACCCTGTTGGCCACGGACACGAAATCCAGCGCCCGTTCGGGCTGCTGCCTGTCCCGCCAGTAAATCAGGGCCAGGCTCAGGCTGGCCCCATAAAGCTGTTCCACGTTTTCGGTAATTACCCGCTTGTAATGCTCCACCGCCTCATCGCTCCGCCCCGCCTTGAACAGGTCGGCCGCCAGCCGCCCCTCGATTTTACGCGCCTCGGCGTTGTCCGGCAGACGGTTTTTCAGCAGCTCGATCGCCTCCTCAACCCGGCCGCTGGCATACAGCACGCTTTCCAGGGCCAGAATTATTTCGGTCCGGTCGGGCCGGAAAGTCAATGTCCGGCGGTATAGCTCTTCGGCGTCGTCAAGCCTGTCCTGCTCCTGGTACATTTCGCCCAGGATGAGAATGCTGTTGAAATCGATCGGGTTCAGTTCCAGGCCACGTTCGTAGTTGCGCAGCGACGCCGCCAGGTTGTCCAGATTGCGGTAGCACCAGCCCAGGTTAAAATAGGCATAGGCATAGGTGATGTCGCACTCAACAGCCTTCAGCAGCACTTTTCTGGCCGAGGAGAAACGATGGGCCTGGTTCAGTCTGGCGCCCAGCAGGTTGTAATGGAACGCATCCTCGGGTCTCAGCGGTGACGGGAACTCGCCGAGCAGGCTGTCCACCTCGGCCAGGCTCTCCGCCTGGCCGAGCTCTTTGCCCAGCTCCTGAAATTCGTTGTAGCGGAAGAAGCGCTCGTGGTACAGGTAATAGTTCCAGGCCAGCCCCAACCCGATTGCCGCCAGGGCGATCTCCCTCCTGCGCGCCAGCGGGAGCCGCAGCTGGACCGGGCCGCTGCCGAAAGCGAAGACGGCGAACACGATCGATGGCGCGATCAGGTAGGTCCATTCCCCGCCGGTCAATAAATAGACCAGCGATGACAGGGCGAGGAAGCCGGCGGCCAGCGGTGGGCGGAAGAACAATACGCCGATCACGAACGGCGCCATGCTGATCGCCTCGGCCGGCCGGCCCGTGAGAGCGAAATGGACCAGCGCGAGTACCAGCAGGAAGCCGGTCAAGGCTACGTGCACTCCCCACTTGCGCCAGGAGCCCCTGCTGCTGTCGCTAGCGGCGGCCACGGTCCAGGGAGTCACCTGCGGCCCGTCCACCGCGATTCCCCAGACCAGCAGGGCTATCATCACGAAATGCCAGATTTCGTTGGGA includes:
- a CDS encoding Na/Pi cotransporter family protein; this translates as MKMASFIRTSLNRERHRMCKIVVITFALVMLSTVGRSALASGGDSSAAGALDPWTMIMGLLGGLALFLFGMEQMADGLKAMAADHLKDILKRLTSNRIIGAITGAIVTAVIQSSSVTTVLVVGFISAGVLSLSQAVGIIFGANIGSTFTAQLIAFKVTKLALLMVAGGFAMLFISRKDQVKQYGAMIMGLGLVFFGMSLMSDAMKPLRTYSPFINLMTRMEIPVLGILVGAAFTGLVQSSAATTGVVIAMASQGLITLTGGIAIIFGANIGTCVTALLASIGKPLNALRASVIHILFNVFGVLLWVGFIDRLADLVMIVSPVAEGLAGTEKLAAETPRQIANAHSIFNVANTLIFLPFGSLFARFVKMILPDKEIVVDATTGLAVEFKTKFIDRDLLTVPSMALEQARNEIIDMAGLVEGIIKDVIPSFKSSDPKTAELMLAREAEVKYLGKELEQYLIEMSRRNLNQQQSELSSQYMDINSDLKHIGKIVRKDFTMLLRSKVEEDVVFTAEEHDKLLEYNKTIRDNLSKAIRAFSEDNAKLAREIVRAKPLVVKQLRDYRALRFELSKEGNGKSVASRDAHLDLADFLRRVYAYSEAIAFTLLEGYLDGRTAERPAEEKVMAEAV
- a CDS encoding response regulator yields the protein MSVKKRAADSADLSSLREKCDDLRSLLRESLDATIRLSRNNHAILALTGMPILYLDSDLRINAYTSNFLHLTTRVAEFSQGKKHLSEFLTPDGFEEVQAYLARHRALETLDYDRGGKWRMVYSGFDTADEIGSFWQVGGKCSGQYWTSGERDGKRIIVHTPHPEDNNDCYLMSREEYGGAREDIRVRYRFRTPDDAAMIRDLSLVINGTAVDEHFLCDTVGYTVLSGSVENTIGGIQSRAAYMTTVRESLDPATDYEVDMERIGGRLVRRLRNLSTGKKADDLVAIDPRAVFDGPGHVGFTTFSGAMEIHGIEIFTRPSRFSIDQFRLQFDTEVQIAIPELKERLFNLKLEQRVIIIDQMMYMLMFEDVTERKRAESALLQSESRYRTLFDTLSQGIISFGPDGRITSFNPAALEILGLDSDQMEQVDNSDEGWNTIRESGKRFPADQFPVAVALRTGKPVYATVMGVFNPRQQKFRWIKVDAVPQYGADGEVAEVFCGFNDLTAQKEAEENRRKLTEQLHQSQKMELVGRLAGGVAHDFNNLLTAIIGNADLALTTIDPEASVYEDLTEIKATADRAAELTRQLLAFSSRQIVKLKIVNINDVLEDIDKLMRRLIGEHIELTTLPQDGLWPVKIDPGQLEQVLTNLVVNAQDAMPDGGKLTLETANVTLDREYTANHAGTKPGDYVVLAVSDTGTGMDESTLKHIFEPFFTTKEHGKGTGLGLSTSYGMVKQNRGNIWAYSEKGVGTTIKVYLPRSMGKSAGREAEGGRGKSPRGTETILVAEDEPSVRQVVARSLRNTGYHVLEAEDGVDALGVVKAYRGEIHLLVTDVVMPRMGGHDLSRKLEEQYPGLKVLYISGYSDNSIVHHGILDQGIEFIQKPFQPSQLITKIRELLDADNQ
- a CDS encoding tetratricopeptide repeat protein, whose product is MHLLLMIPSSLLLVMMFLHSWRYRGRGVTIAFFGLCFGFGLLRGNTIYWIITTFLSGDTLPYLFLRPAIRLWNASMQECIGWIFALYLCWSTAEWVLGRRGQDKIGLYRLIGLAGFLMGSVAYAIEAAAAAAQWWVWVFPVKNPFFVETPFVGIVAWISVSVDFLAVFLLIRHRAARGWWALALLLLFPLHMWTHFKLGNLAVWLPFSPNEIWHFVMIALLVWGIAVDGPQVTPWTVAAASDSSRGSWRKWGVHVALTGFLLVLALVHFALTGRPAEAISMAPFVIGVLFFRPPLAAGFLALSSLVYLLTGGEWTYLIAPSIVFAVFAFGSGPVQLRLPLARRREIALAAIGLGLAWNYYLYHERFFRYNEFQELGKELGQAESLAEVDSLLGEFPSPLRPEDAFHYNLLGARLNQAHRFSSARKVLLKAVECDITYAYAYFNLGWCYRNLDNLAASLRNYERGLELNPIDFNSILILGEMYQEQDRLDDAEELYRRTLTFRPDRTEIILALESVLYASGRVEEAIELLKNRLPDNAEARKIEGRLAADLFKAGRSDEAVEHYKRVITENVEQLYGASLSLALIYWRDRQQPERALDFVSVANRVKPTVDTYSLMGRLLEELGRNEQARRAYRMADSLAAGH
- a CDS encoding LamG domain-containing protein, which encodes MGKLRFAADFEDGGLERWRATDAAAWRIEDDPVRGKVLALFGESKYEPDVRSPFNINLLKDLEIGSFVMELKIRSTIEDYYHRDICLFFGYQDPSHFYYVHLGKTADPHANSVFIVDGAPRLSIASNRSDGTDWDDEWHHVRLVRDVEEGTVEVYFDDMSTPVMSATNDRFGSGKIGVGSFDDTGLFDDIKIWDKK
- a CDS encoding type II toxin-antitoxin system PemK/MazF family toxin; translation: MTAYRRGDVVLVNFPYSDLSQVVLRPALIVQDETVSTGFNQWVVVQITTNLYRTGPSRVRVNKKSPAGRKMELSRDSVIMTDKIVTLDDREIHKAKGNCPIMTQVNQALKAILGL